attttcattaaggaaaagaaaaccgTTTCAGGTgattatatatcaataattcttaataattacaGTGACTCCCAAAAGTGCTCACTCACTTATAACTTAGattgaaataggaaataaaaattcaataattaaaatgaatatttcacaattggtatttgaaaataagatgTATAATCTATTCTTAGCAAAACTGCacggaatatttttaaaaaaaagccaaaagttaattttttaattaaatagtaacaaaaatgttACCCCACGAAAGTCATcgtacatttaaatgttttggatctcagaattaaaattattgtcaattgcttttcttatttaattatttttcatttaattttttatttctttattagcaatttaatatcaaacctataatagcaaaattatattttaatttttgcttgctaactccgtaatattttattttatcatttaaaaatgacttgTGGTCGTAATAAAATAGAccaaatttgattatttgtcTTCATAAGAGGTAAATCAGTAATGAATATGTTAAATTAGTTTACTGTATTCAATTGAACTGtgcaatatgtgataaaatgctGAAAAGAAGGACTTCATATcagagattaaatttataaattttgtggaaaaattcataaatttgcaaTTGAGCGTTGTAAAAGTTacctataaaatttaaaaaaatattctgcacgAATTTCacctgacaaaaaaaaaaaaaaaaactagttacacGTATTTTCAACCTTTAAAAGCTATTGTAGATGCTAAAGGAAACTccactaaatgttaatttaacgaaaaattagatttactaATAGactgagttttttctttaaaagtgtaTGACTTTTGCGGGATaaagtttttgtcactttttgatgattgattccttaaaaataaacttttcctttgtttttaaaatatttcaacttgtcatttaaaatatttcagttttgttaaGATTAGAACACATTTTCtatcattaaatatacattctgaaacattcattttaattaatggatagttttatttcattgaaagtcATAAGTGTATCAACACTTTtgtgaatcactgtaattacatttcaatataaagCTGTACTGTATACTGCATTTCATCTTACcagtgctttttataaaattcactgATCATATTTTCCTTAAACCAATATctcaagtgaaatttttaaataatggtattttgaaatagcatttttattttaagagattcagtataaaaaaataaatgttagaaatgtaaaattgtctaatttttagttctatactctatagaagaaaaaaatagataaaattccttaaaatttatactttttgatttttattcttatttgaaatcaaaacatttaaagaattccaATCTAAACACACAGTTTTTTAGTTTAGCatagttaattgtttttgtttgaacaACTGGAATCTTGTACAGTGCAGAACTAAAACACTAAGTTTCGTTTCCCTTCTCCTGACTAAacacatatgaataaaaaaaattttattttatgtatatacatcATTTAATATGTTTCCTATATATTCCATAGTCATTGTCAGCTTTTTTAGGTAAAAAGaggaatagttttgaaatatcatctCTGGAATACAAGCAACATTTACGAACTTTCGATATTGTGATAACCATacaattcgaatttttaatcaaaaaactaatatttatcaataaaaccgtaaaatttgatattaatatatagttagttctaaaaaaaacttttttcaaaataaaaatatactataaaaggttaaaatgaaatagaaaaaattagcattaatgcaagaattataacaatttttcgaCAAACATTGCTGTTAGTGATAGGGGGAAATGCGTGATTGGTtggtttgctgagaaaaaataatttacagatttctttgaatgggagttcaaaagctttcagaaaaagagtgcaatataaaatccattattattaaattttaaccaactaatttttagagaatttaatagagttaaaaatacaaaaacattttgactcattttgtcaaaatagataaaaaattaccaCTCTCAATTGCAAACAAACTTGAATCATTGTGCGAACAAACCCAcggacagaatttaaaaaccgaATCCTAACCCCGTCTTCCACATCCACCATAATCTTTGCCTTTCCGAAATTGCACAGTCCCATAGTCTGCATAGAGATCAAAGGTTTCTACATTTGCATGGGAGAATTTTATGTTGTATTCTAGTTTAACAGGGTaataatggagcaaattttgatgaaagaaaagtaaacagatgatattttaactgtttggaGATACATTTCCGTCTAAAAAATGTGGGTATAAtggataaaacaatttaaattaagaaaattagcaaataatttaaattagtgaaattaaaaaaatatataagaaaaaatttccagcttttctttaacatttccaggtttttatccatatttccctgatttttccaggttttttccagtataaaaaaattccctgataattccaggttttcaaggttttccaggtgggtggccaccctgattTAATATGCTCAGAACAAAGGAAATtacatcattgaaattttaaaatctcatataACAAAGTTTTGATAACttgcaaaaataagtttgaaaatcaaaaatgaaaaacattgcaGATATTTAACACTAGATACTTTCAATGTCAATTATCTCAATTTCAGCTTaacttttagaacaaaattaaatgatgcACAGAGTAAGAAGTACTTACATCTTTTGCACTAGATCCAGATACTTCAATCCAGGTCTTGGAGAAGAATGCACATGAGCCCAACATGAAAACTATGTAAAGCACTGCATGAACAGGGTCTTCCAAAATATGTGCTAAGTTCTCTGGTGGAGATAAGTAATAACACAAACCTCCAATAGGATACGCTCTGGCAGGCCCAGCTCCACCAAcatccttaaaaaatataaattatactttagcacaataaaaatagaaaaaatagagttaaaattatgtttgaaattaagaCACTAAAAAGTGACTTGAAGAAAAACCTCATTGGACTATTTTGCAAGATTAGTAGTTCATCAcaacaaaatttgtatttgtggGAAAATGCAACCTCTTAtgaatttgtacaaaaaattagaatgcAGGAGAAATTCCGAAAATTGAAAAGGGgcatataaaataagaaaatatgataTCAAAGCATCAATTATGCCATCACATTAATCTACTATacgaataattaaaacaaattttgtgtcATGAATatgtaaagttaaattttgagacaaataaaaaaaaaataatttatttcaatatttatcataGACTTAAACCCAAGAGAAACAATCATCCATCAGAAAGACATTCGTATTACTTTAACAAACCTAATTAAATCCTTTCCTTTTGCTATTGCTGTGTCTAGTAGTACAGtatccaaaaatatttgaatatacagtagggaaccgattatccggaacgatcgggaccatcgctattccggataactgatttttccggttttctgaatcgctacaaaagccgtttttttttattgtcaaattcaactaaaaaaatatatttggaaataatcttgaaaagaagaaaaaacgatgaagtaatacactaatgattgtttccaaaatgatggtaaggtaaacatctttcaaaaaagaaagaaaaatcttgaaatcttatgaggagaaaaacatttgttttttcaaaaatggcgggaaaatttatcgaatttcgttccggttatttggttttccggttctctgatttccggataaggggttctgtactgtattatattttccaaaattaatttcttttattcccAAATGTGATTTGAGTTTAAAAccttatctaaaaatattcacaaagaTCACAacttatcacaaaataaaacaaagtttgtCAATTGACACAATAATACttaattgcaatattaaaattttatgctgaattttataaactttttcattaattaaaatagctaaATATCGCAAAAGTTCCACTTTTGTTCAACTACAAATTCTAAGAATTGgacaaaaattcaataaatatttctacatattaataaataaaagttaaataaaacagGGATGAAAGTACCAGTTAGcaaaaaaagctgaattcaACATAAACGCAATCaaacattatgaaattaataaatgtatggagcttaaaaagctttgaaaaaaagctgaattcaGAGTAAAAGCTGAAAACTTTCATGCctgataaaagaataaattaaaaataaactaaatcagtaacaataaagtgaaaagaaaaacacttaCTGCCCAGACTCCTAATAGGTTAACTAGGAAGTTTCCACTAAATTTGACAGCAAGCATCTATAATTGAAAtgcataaatttgtttatgaatatttttaattacaaaaatagtaaaacaacAAACAGTTAACTTATAGATAGAGGTGCACAACCTGAAGCTATTGCGCCAGATGTGGGCCACTGGTTGTTGAAATGCTATTCGCGAAAGCACTTgaacataatgaaaaattattgtaatttttttttcttctttctttaaaacaaaaacgaaatagtcggaaattttgaatcgtacatttcaagtatttttaatcactcAAACCGAGCAGATTCCATTGTAAACGTTAGTTTTTTCTTacatcactttttttcttttttttttttaggattattGCAACGGATTCTGATACGCAAATTTCGAAATCTAGTTTTTTTGGAAGCAATTTATTTGTGCCCATTTAGTCCAAGTGAATTTCCATGGTGTTTCAGGCAGTTATTGTCAGATTtctatgtagtttttaattcctctgtatttttaataacatattattatatatatatactgcatttttataataatttttaatgggcTTAATTTGTCCCGATTTCATCGCAAATCCAAGATTTTTTACTGTCCTTTCAGCAGTTATTGCAATGCTTTCCATCATAGTTTAGAAAATCCcactatttttaatacaataaaacgGCATGAGACCTTTGAATTACGCATCACTTCTATCACTTGCTTTACTTGTGCAGATTTTATCATCAatgcaagttattttttgatctttttctttttggtagTTATTGCTACTTCTATGTATGGTTGTGAAAATCCcgatatttttaacattgtattATTAAGACtttcaaattatgcattttaataagaaCTTTTAACACTTGATTTATTTGTACCAATTTCTTCAAACTATTgtacaatcttttttttttactgttgttGGCACTAATTTccatgtattttttgaaaaatcttgttatttttaataaaatattattaaaaaaatatgaaattataaagtaGGTGAGAAAACTGcttattgtttcttaattttattcctaactttttatagcttaaaaaacagtctaaaatTAACGactataattgtaaatattcgTAACAATTGTAAATTCCCGTAATcctataattgtaaatattcgTTAAATGTCTTATAATTCACTAAATATAAATGACCTAAAGTCAAAAATATGTTCTATGTCAATATGTCTAAACTAAATGTTTCATCTTATTTTgacatttatcttatttatctttaattctatttattaaatgtttattttaaaatcattttaggcaactataaaatcaaatatttaaattgcatttacttTGCTcagtaaaatagttatttcgcttttattatttgaacatTACAGTTAAATTACTTTGTGAAAAAACCTTCGTGAAATGTGAtatgataaaactttaaaaatcatatacattgaaaaatctactaattttttctttcctttgaaaaatatcagtttaGTATTTgagttttgaatgaattttagtatttgaaagcatttaaatttttgcacatatttgcatatatatattgaagctaatagataaaaaaaaaaatagaattaaaaacattgatgtctatataaaaaatagcataattgtCATCAACATGTCGCAATACTTGGGCATGTGGCTTTTCATTGGTCAACCTGCTGTTAAAAGGCATCCTAAGCTCAAAAGGTTGTTCACCCCTACTAtacaagataaaattaaaaatatacgagtataaactttaaatatagaaagagTTTTACCTGGGATATTACATAGAGATTTGAAACAAGTGCAGATTGGAGAATAATTGGAATGTTAGAAGTGTAAAACAACTTAATGGGGTAGGAACTGTACTGTCCTCGATAACGTGCTGATTTGATTGGTAAGTCTACTCTGAAACCCTTTAAAATAGAAACAGAAGCATGTTAAGAGTATTTGGAATGCAATTTCATTTTAGCTCATTTGAATTGattacagattaaaaataaaataaatcatattttgacACTGAacacaactaaaaaattataaataagtatatatcactcattaaactattaaaaaaacttaaaaattaattaatagttttaaaagctaTTCTACAAGTAAACAAACGTTTATTGTCAGAGGTTTTCTAATATAGAATGTGCACCAAGTAACCATTCATCGGCACTTGTATTATAttagtcataaaataataaaatagttaaaatttgctaataagGCTGAAAtggcacatttttttaatcttatattcaatatttgaatCCAATATTTCACAAGCAATGATTTAAACATCCTTTTTCTATgcttttatcttaaaaagattaatacaactacttataaaaataataaacatgtgaacaaaacaaaataaagatttgtacCTGGAAATATATTACTATCGCAAAAACTAGGACTGTTGCTAACAAATTCATCAAGTTAGGTAGATTCTGACGGTAAAATGCTTCTCTCAGAGCTCTTACTTTATCTGTACGGGTTGCAAGAAGGTGAAATAAGGCAATGATAGCACCTTCAAATTCAGTTCctgtaaaaacattaaagaaaataaatatgtaatcaaTCAATACAAGTAAATTTAAGTTTcgatatttatttctatataaagGCAAGACactaatatactaaaaaaagaaattagaatacTTAAAAggcatttggaaaaaaaaattaagaatcttGTGGGTAGCAAATTTAAgctatcaatatttttgtttaaatgctaAGATGTAAAGTGTAGAATTTATAAAACCGTGAGAGTGAAGTACAGAATTTAATTCTATATAATAACTTAAAGCAAGTTTTTATAAGTGAAAGAACTTATTACTTATTGAGAAATAGAGCAGAAAAtctaacatttgaaataataaaataacaaatattaatgcTAGTAACAAATaagataaatagtaaaataaatattaaaaacaaataagattaaactaaaacaaaaatatattataaattacttaaatagcAAAACTGGTCATAGAAGCCTTAGTTCAACTATGACTCAGActtaaaacagtttataaaactttacaaattaattagtgaatGGACACTAATAAACTAAACTAGGTTGAAAAATCTAATTCCAATCTTCAACAATCTAacaatataaactttattttgataagtttatataaattttgaaacattttgggTAAAGAATTTTTGCCAGTATCATAATAGTTCAACGTCTTCAACTACTACaacatttcaaagaaatattataaaaaatagaaatcttttttaaaaaacttaagtgtaaataagtacaaatataAACAGGTAGTAAAtacagaatattaaatttattctgtcaagttctaaaaaaagacagttttaaataaagaggATGTATAATCCACAACTTTTCAGTATATCGAGTTAGTCACAGATTGACTCCCTTCTTATACtgagcataaaaattaatactctcTTAAATTTGGACTATTATAATACTGTGTTTGAGTTTGTGCAGTTCTGGTTCAGCAATAATGtggcacattttttaaactaaatcttTGCATTTCTGAACATCCAGTTACTTGATAGTCGGgcttttattgcattttaagaaaaaatctgtttaaaaaagattctagaatgaaaaattaatttttcaatggctataaaacagttttatttaaactatgaactttttaaaagtttttaaaaattttgaagaagtcAAATTACATAGCTACTACACCCTAAGCATgttattaattggaaaaaaatttaaattcttttttaattaaaaccaaCTCAACAGTCCATTTACCAGATTAATGCATAGAtcaattttcattgaatttcatACCTCTTCCAGTATTTACAGTGGCAGGACTGAAAGCCTTCCAGACAATTGTCTCACAGATATTTGTGGCAATAAATAAGGAGATTCCAGAACCTAATCCATATCCTTTCTGCAACAACTCATCAAGCAACAAGACAATTAAGCCAGCAAcaaataactggaaaaaaatttataatcaacaTTTTTTGCTTCTACACACATATACATACAACTGTATAATAATGAGctcatttataaagaaaattaaaggaacTGAGAAAATTTAATACTGCAAGAGTACTGTAATGCGAaagaaaaaactagaaaataaatttttcatcaaagtCATCAACATTAACTGACACattgttaatgttttaaaattgacaaagtgtaattttttaaaaatggtttctaAATGTTCCCAATCAGAATTTTGATCGacaaaaactgttttcaaatgCAACAAAAAGTTTAGAATTAAAGTGGAtgcaacaataaatataaatggcgtaattcacaaaaaaatttatgtagaacATACAAGTAGACATAGTCAATGGAAGAAAGAATCTGGTCAATAACTAGTATAGCAATATCTTTGCTGGtcattgacttaaatatttctcatttttcgGTTGCTGTACCATAGCCTCGTTATTGCCAGAGATCACACTAAATCAGACCTTGCAATATATACTAAATTAAGATTTACAATTACATAAACTTTTCATACCTGGATAATGATCAGAATACAAACACCAGCACCAATATCAGCAGGATCACCATACATTCCAGTCATCACATACACAATGGCTTGTCCAATTGTGATTACCATaccaaatactaaaaaataaaaagaaataattacacTTAATTCAGAAACTtcaaatgcatattttgaaatgattagCATGAagatcaattaaatttaacttttagcttgcactaaatcaaaattttaaaataatttatttttcttgtatagTGTGCaaagtagaagaaaaatttttacacccAAATTATGATCAAATTTTTAGTGATTAAAATAAGGTCATCACTAGGACagggctataaatcgatgtatcgagacatatcgatttaacgcatatatcggcaagacgatacagcgactttcattcaaggagatgcatcagaaatctgatttaagccgtcgagtaaagaCAACGAGCGCCAAACGATATAAGACtcttctcttacgttccgatgtcgACTCGTGCTGTGGAAGACGATGTTTGTTTCGTTATTTTGAAATGGCCTTGATTGGTGAgctgtagaatcagaatcagagTTTTGAGAACACATATCGTTATATCGCATGTTCCTTTTCGCAcctcttagctttttttttctttgtcgcgtcttttcttgtagattattttcagtgggactaacttcgtgatcgccgatgttaccttgttctgaaggcaatctattattgaaaagaatacataaagaagagttt
This window of the Parasteatoda tepidariorum isolate YZ-2023 chromosome 4, CAS_Ptep_4.0, whole genome shotgun sequence genome carries:
- the LOC107439636 gene encoding protein transport protein Sec61 subunit alpha; the protein is MGIKFLEVIKPFCGILPEVAKPERKIQFREKVLWTAITLFIFLVCCQIPLFGIMSSDSADPFYWMRVILASNRGTLMELGISPIVTSGLIMQLLAGAKIIEVGDTPKDRALFNGAQKLFGMVITIGQAIVYVMTGMYGDPADIGAGVCILIIIQLFVAGLIVLLLDELLQKGYGLGSGISLFIATNICETIVWKAFSPATVNTGRGTEFEGAIIALFHLLATRTDKVRALREAFYRQNLPNLMNLLATVLVFAIVIYFQGFRVDLPIKSARYRGQYSSYPIKLFYTSNIPIILQSALVSNLYVISQMLAVKFSGNFLVNLLGVWADVGGAGPARAYPIGGLCYYLSPPENLAHILEDPVHAVLYIVFMLGSCAFFSKTWIEVSGSSAKDVAKTLKEQQMVMRGHREKSMIHELNRYIPTAAAFGGLCIGALSVLADFLGAIGSGTGILLAVTIIYQYFEIFVKEQSEMGGMSTLLF